A segment of the Devriesea agamarum genome:
CATGGAAACAGACGAGGGTGTCCTCGCCGCCCCGCGCCAGGAAGCCCGGTATGACTGCCCCAACGGGCACGCTATTGTGCTGCCGTTCTCCGTTGAGGCAGATGTCCCATCCACCTGGGAGTGCCGGTGCGGAGCAATTGCCGTCCTGCGCGACCACGAAAAGCCTGCCGAGAAAGAAGGCAAGCCGCAGCGCACCCACTGGGATATGCTGTTGGAACGTCGGAGCGAGGAAGACCTCCAAGTTCTTCTCGATCAGCGCCTCGAGCTGCTGCGCACCGGAAAGCTTCATGCCCGCCGCCATTTCTAATCGGCCCTCACCTTTTATCGGGACAGCAGCTGAGACGGCTCGTACCATCGCCGGAGCCCATCATCGGCGATCCGCATCAGTGATGCTCCAATCGCGTTATAAGTCGATATGGCATTCTGAATCCGTATAGTGTTCTAAGACCACTTAGTGTTGTGAAGGCCCTTTCAACCGGGAGGTGAAAGGGCCTTCACGCATATCTGCGTCGCGTGCGTTTACTGCGAGGGCGCGGGTGAGGAGACCTAGGCTGTCGCGCGTTTTAGCGCTTGTCCGGTGGCAGTATATTGCCGCTGATCACCCCACCAGGCCCGGGAGTTTGAGCACCCGGGCGGGAGGTGTTTGCCTGTCCAGCACCTGTAGATCCAGGCCGAACTACGTCCACCACAATGTCGCCATCGATGACCTGTGGCTGGCGTCCCCCACGCAATGCAGCATCGGCGCTCGGTGGCAGCGACCATCCGAATCGCCTCACTACCCAGCGTTGGACGAACGGTAAGAGCAGAACCACTGCTGCCACATCGGTGAGCAGACCAGGCACGATAAATAGGATCGCCGCCACGGTCGTAAACAGCGGACGCGATAGATGCTCCTGCGCCCTTCCCCGGCCCCGCAGAGCCCTGGCCACCGAACGCAGTCGGCTAAACGTCTGCTGGCCAGCGGTGACCAGCAGTGTTAGTCCGACTATCCATCCGAGGACAACTAGGAGGATCACCCACCAGAAACTCGTGTTGACCCCGATCGCAATCAGCACTAAGAGCTCAACCAGCCCGATGACAGCGACCGTGAGCGGGACGAGTTTGGCTCGCGAGATAGGTGGGCGCGAATGCGGTTCATGCCCTGGTGGAAGCGAAGTAGTCATAGTCTCCTCCTCATACAGACCTGTGTCTGCGCAAGAGTCTTAGGACGAAGCCTACCGACGGTCACTGAGCCAGAGGTATAGCTAAGGTCTGCGTCCGCTATGAGCCCAACGAGATATGCCGCGAGCGAAACGCGTGCCGCCCAAAGCTAGCTGCCGCGCGCGATGTTCGATCCCCCATACGGTGACCCGCAGGAGCGCTTCCCGCACGATCGCGGCGGTCATTTTCGAGGCCCCTTCAACCCGCTCATCAAAATCGATCGGACATTCGACGAGGCGGGCTCCACACCCAAGAGCTCTGCGCGTCATATCGACTTGGAAGCAGTATCCCTGCGAGGCGACCTTTGAGGCGAGGACCGACCGCAGTGTATCGGCACGCATCGCCCGGAATCCGGCGGTTGCATCCGCGACCGGAAGGCCGAGGGCACAGCGTACATAAAAATTAGCCCCCCGAGATAGCAGCAGGCGCCGCCATGGCCAGTTGTGGACCCGGCCACCCCGCACCCAGCGAGATCCAATCGCGACGTCAGCGCCGGCTTCGATGGCATCTAGCAGCTTCGGTAGCTGCTCCGGTCGGTGGGATGCGTCGGCGTCCATCTCCACTAAGACGTCGTAATCATGCGCGAGGCCCCAGCGGAATCCCGCGATATAGGCCGGGCCAAGTCCTTCCTTTCCTCGCCGATGCAGCACATGGACGGCGCTGTCTTGGGCTGCGAGCTGGTCGGCAATCTGCCCGGTGCCGTCGGGCGAAGCATCGTCGGCGATGAGAACATGGGCCCGGGGCACGGCAGCACGCAACCGAGATAGTGTGCCAGGGAGGGTGCATGCCTCGTTGTAGGTCGGAATAATCACGAGAGTTTTCATCGTGAATCCTCCCGAGAATCACTGGCAATGATCGTCTTCATACGGCGCTGTCCATTGTGCTTATGGGAGGTACCAGTCTTACGGGAGCGATTGTCCTTACGCGGTGGCTGCGGCGACGAGGCGGTTTTGCGGGCTGCTCGGCGATAAGGGTTAGGCCGGCTCAAGGCACCGGCGAGCCCGGCTAAGCCCAGCGCGCTCGCCCCGATATAGATCCATGGTCCCGCGGCGATGGCTGGAGTGATACCAGTGCGCAACGGCAGCGTGGATTCCAACACCTCAGGGGTCCAATGCCCGCTCGAGGAGATGATCCTGCCATCGGGGGTGATCATTGCCGAGATGCCCACGGTCGAAATGTGCACCACGCTTCGGCCCGATATCGCAGCCATGACCTGCGACTCCGCGAGCTGTTGAACGCTTTCATCAGTCGTTCCGAATAGGGCGGTGTTCGTGGGAACGAGCAGTATCTGGGCCCCAGACTTCACCGTGTCTTGAACCAGTGATTCATAAGCAATCTCAAAACAGATCAGCAGACCGGCTTTAGTGCCTGCCACATCCATGACCCCGACTGAGGTTCCCGGGAGCATATCCACCGGCACAAGATCGACTTTGGATGAGAGTGAACGGAAGAATGATCGAAACGGAATATATTCACCAAACGGCACAGGGTGCTGTTTAGAGTATGAGTTGACCATCCCCTTGTCGGGCTCCCACAGCTGCAAGGTATTGAAACGGTGCTGATCATCGGCCGTGTATTTCTGAGCGCCGACAAAAACGGGGACCCCAGCTGCATCGACTGCTTCTTGAATCCTGTTTCGGGCATAGAGGTTGCGGGCTGGTTGAAGATCACTGGCATTTTCCGGCCACACCATAAAATCGACAGTTTTGCCCCGATCTTTCAGCTCCTCCGCATATTTCTCGGTCAGCGAGGCATGGTTATCCAGAATCTCGCCGGGCCGCTCCCCCATACGTAAACCACTGCTGGTGGTATTGCCCTGAATTCCGGCGACGGTCACCGTAGAGCGATTGTGCGGCGCAACATCGCGAGGCATCGGCGTCACAATACTGACAACCACGATAACGGCGCACACCGCCCAAGCCCACAGCCCGTACAGACCGTTGAAACCTTCACCACGCCGTTTGAGCAGAGATATGGCGCCCACATAGAGAAGATGGCCCGCACCCCCCACGAGAAACGCGAAACCGCCCATTCCGATCCAGGGAGCGAATGCAAGCAGGGGTGAATCTGCTTGGGAGAACGCAGTGGTGCCCCAGGGGAATCCGCCAAAAGGGACGCTAGACCGAGCGAATTCGCAGGCCGTCCACAGGCCGCCGACGGTCATCGCACTCACCCAGCCCGGTGTTCGCCGTAGCAATACCGGGCGCATGAGAAGC
Coding sequences within it:
- a CDS encoding RNA polymerase-binding protein RbpA is translated as MSSRSLRGTRLGSLSMETDEGVLAAPRQEARYDCPNGHAIVLPFSVEADVPSTWECRCGAIAVLRDHEKPAEKEGKPQRTHWDMLLERRSEEDLQVLLDQRLELLRTGKLHARRHF
- a CDS encoding FxsA family protein, which gives rise to MTTSLPPGHEPHSRPPISRAKLVPLTVAVIGLVELLVLIAIGVNTSFWWVILLVVLGWIVGLTLLVTAGQQTFSRLRSVARALRGRGRAQEHLSRPLFTTVAAILFIVPGLLTDVAAVVLLLPFVQRWVVRRFGWSLPPSADAALRGGRQPQVIDGDIVVDVVRPGSTGAGQANTSRPGAQTPGPGGVISGNILPPDKR
- a CDS encoding polyprenol monophosphomannose synthase — translated: MKTLVIIPTYNEACTLPGTLSRLRAAVPRAHVLIADDASPDGTGQIADQLAAQDSAVHVLHRRGKEGLGPAYIAGFRWGLAHDYDVLVEMDADASHRPEQLPKLLDAIEAGADVAIGSRWVRGGRVHNWPWRRLLLSRGANFYVRCALGLPVADATAGFRAMRADTLRSVLASKVASQGYCFQVDMTRRALGCGARLVECPIDFDERVEGASKMTAAIVREALLRVTVWGIEHRARQLALGGTRFARGISRWAHSGRRP
- the lnt gene encoding apolipoprotein N-acyltransferase, which produces MTDSRRAQAAPPTSARPLGVCAALICAAIGGFLAFLAFPGYNQWYLMPISVAFLSAASHVRSRFLTAICGLVWGLSFFIPLLSWTGVYVGVEPWLALAAVESLFMMVLALLMRPVLLRRTPGWVSAMTVGGLWTACEFARSSVPFGGFPWGTTAFSQADSPLLAFAPWIGMGGFAFLVGGAGHLLYVGAISLLKRRGEGFNGLYGLWAWAVCAVIVVVSIVTPMPRDVAPHNRSTVTVAGIQGNTTSSGLRMGERPGEILDNHASLTEKYAEELKDRGKTVDFMVWPENASDLQPARNLYARNRIQEAVDAAGVPVFVGAQKYTADDQHRFNTLQLWEPDKGMVNSYSKQHPVPFGEYIPFRSFFRSLSSKVDLVPVDMLPGTSVGVMDVAGTKAGLLICFEIAYESLVQDTVKSGAQILLVPTNTALFGTTDESVQQLAESQVMAAISGRSVVHISTVGISAMITPDGRIISSSGHWTPEVLESTLPLRTGITPAIAAGPWIYIGASALGLAGLAGALSRPNPYRRAARKTASSPQPPRKDNRSRKTGTSHKHNGQRRMKTIIASDSREDSR